The Saliniramus fredricksonii genome segment AGCGCATGGCCCGAAGCCGGCGTCGCCTTCCAGCCGCCGGTGCCCCAGCCGCCGTTGATATAAAGCCCCTTCACCGGCGTCTTCGAGATGATCGGGCTCGCATCGGGGCAGATATCGACGATGCCGCCCCAGTGGCGCATCAGCTTGAGCCGAGAAAAGATCGGGAAGAGTTCCAGCACGGCGGCGATCTCCTCCTCGATCACCGGAAACGCCCCGCGCTGGGTATAGGAGAGATGCGCGTCGATCCCGGCGCCGATGACGAGCTCGCCCTTGTCCGACTGGCTGCAATAGGCATGCACCGCATTCGACATCACGACACAGGGATTGACCGGCTTGATCGGCTCCGAGACGAGTGCCTGCAGCGGGTGGCTCTCGATCGGCAGCCGCAGGCCCGCCATGGCGCCGATCACGCTGGTATGGCCCGCGACGACGCTCGCGACTTTCGGCGTGCGGATGGTGCCGCGACTGGTCTCGAGCCCGGTAATGCGCCCGGCTTCGATCTTCAGCCCGGTCACCTCGCAATTCTGGATGATGTCGACGCCCAGATCATGCGCGGCGCGGGCATAGGCCCAGACCACGGCATCGTGCCGGTTGACACCGCCGGAGCGCTGCAGGGTCGCGCCGATGACGGGATAGCGCGAGTCCGGGCTCATGTTGATGATCGGGCAATATTCCGCCACCTGTTTCGCATCGAGCCATTCGGCCTCGACGCCGTTGAGGCGGTTGGCCTCCACACGACGCCTGAGCTGGCGCACCTCGTTATCGTCATGGGCGAGATTGAGCACGCCGCGATGGCTCATCATGATGTTGAAATTGAGCTCGCGCCCCAGCCCCTTCCAGAGCTGCAGGGCGTGATCGTAGATTGCGGCGCTGGCGTCATAGAGATAGTTCGAGCGGATGATGGTGGTGTTGCGCGCCGCATTGCCGCCGCCGAGCCAGCCCTTCTCGACGATGGCGATATTGGTGAGGCCGTGCTCCTTCGCGAGATAATAGGCCGTGGCGCAGCCATGCCCGCCGCCGCCGATGATCACCGCGTCATAGGCGGGTTTCGGTTCGGCCTCGCGCCAGACCGGCTGCCAGCCCGTGTGGCCACGGAGCCCCTCGCGCAGCAACGACCATAAGGAATACCGTGTCATGCCGCCCTCGCTCGCCGGCGCCCCCCGCAATCAGCTCATCGCGCACGATAGCATTCGCCCTTGTCGTCAATAGCGCAAAGGCGACAGCTGCTTGCGCAGAAGCGACATCGCGCGCCGACGAACCCGCGACATCACGCCTCCATGGCGAGGGCGTCGCCCGGCTCGCTCTCCAGCCCCGGGACGCGTGCGGCGCGGGCGCGCTCGATCCGTGGCGCGTGGCCGAACAGTTCCGAATAGCAGCGCGCGAAATGCGAGGCGGAGGTGAAACCGCAGGCCACCGCGATCTGCAGGATCGGCATGGTGGTCTGCAGCAGCAGCAGCCTTGCGCGCTGCAGGCGCAGTTCGAGATAATAGCGCGATGGCGTCTTGCCCATCTTCTCGCGAAACAGCCGCTCCAGCTGGCGCGGCGAGAGACCGGCATCGGCGGCCAGGTTGCGCAGCGGCACCGGGCTTTCGATATACGCCTCCATATGCGCGATTACGGCGAGCAGCTTGGGATGCGAGATGCCGGTGCGGTGCTGGACGGGCATACGCTGGGTGTCGTGGGGATGGCGGACCAGATTGTGCAGCAGGAGCTCCGCCACCGCGACGGCGAGTTCCTCGCCATGGTCGCGGGCGATGCCGTTGATCATCATGTCGAGGGGGGCGGTGCCGCCCGAGCAGGTATAGCGGTCCCGGTCGATCTCGAACAGGGTTGCGGTGATCTTCAGCTCGGGAAACTCCTCGGCGAAGCCCTCAACATGCTCCCAGTGGATGGTGCAGTTATAGCCGTCAAGCAGCCCGGCCCGCGCGAGCACGAGTGCGCCCGTGCAGACCGCGCCGAGCCCGACACCCATGCGTGACAGTTCCCGCAACCGCGCAAACAGCGCCCTGTCGCGGATACGCTCGGCGCGCAGACCCGCACAGACGAACAGGCTCGCGCCCGGCCCCGCATCGTCGATGCCGCCGGCTGGATGAACCACGACGCCGTTGCTGGCGGAGACCGGATCGCCGGTGAGAGAGAGGCTGCGCCAGGCATAGAGCGGCCTGCCGGAGAGCTGGTTGGCCGCGCGCAGGGGTTCGACCGAGGCCGTGAAGGCCATCATCGAGAATTCCGGCAAGAGCAGAAAGTCGATCATCCGCGTCTGATGGGCCGCCGGTACGCCGAACATGTCCGCCTCCTTCCCGCCGAATCCCGCCCTGCGCGATGATACGCGCCTCAAGTGAATCAGCAAGCCGCATGATGCAACGACTTGCCGGCGACGGAAACTATCACGAAAACGACACGCGTTTTCAATAAAAAGCGTGGCAATTCATGTCGTCGCTCACGAAAACGTGCCAGTCGGAACGTATATGCGACGTTTTCTGCGTATTCGCCGTCGTTGCCAGAGCATCACGCCGGCGCATTTGCAGGCATGCTGACATCATCGGCTCCATCGTAGCGCGAGCAGGAAGCGAGGGTCATCATGGCAACGGAACATGCAACGGAATCAACGGGCCTCGAGCAGCCCGTCACGCAGGGCGCCGCGATCGAGGGCTTCGAGCCCACTGACGCGCATATCCCGACCCTGATGCGCAACGTCGCGGGTCATTGCGAGAGCGTCGATCAATCCGACAGACGCGTCCCGATCAATCTGCGTCAATCCGGCCCCACGCCGGTCCAGATGCTGATTTCGACGCGGGTGCGCAAGTCGCCCTACTGGCATCTCTCGGTCGAGGCCGGCTGCTGGCGTGCCACGGTCTATAACCGCATGTACCATCCGCGCGGTTATACCCGCCCGGATGACGGCGGTGCGATGGCGGAATACGACGCGCTGATCAACCACGTCACCATGTGGAACGTCGCCGTCGAGCGGCAGATCCAGGTGAAGGGCCCTGACGCGGAGGCCTTCGTCAATTACGTCATCACCCGCGACGCGACGAAGATCCAGCCCATGAAGGGCAAATACGTCATCTTGTGCAACGAGGATGGCGGTATTCTCAACGACCCGGTGCTGCTGCGCATCGCCGAAGACGAGTTCTGGTTCTCGATCTCCGACAGCGATCTGGAGCTGTGGATGCGCGGCGTCAATATCGGCAAGGGCTTCGATGTCACGATCGCAGAGATCGACGTCTCCCCGGTGCAGATCCAGGGCCCGAAATCGGAAGACCTGATGGCTGATCTGTTCGGCGATGCCGTGCGCGATCTGCCCTTCTACGGGCTGATGGAAGGCAAGGTTGCCGGTTGCGACGTGATCGTCTCGCAGACGGGGTTTACTGGCGAGAAGGGCTACGAGATCTATCTGCGCGATGCCACGCTGCATGCGGAGAAGATGTGGGATGCGGTTCTCGCGGCGGGCGAGAAGCACCAGCTCATGGTGATCGCCCCGGCCCACCACCGGCGCATCGCGGCGGGGATCCTCTCCTGGGGGCAGGATATCGACCAGGAGACGCTGCCCTTCCAGTGCAATCTGGCCTATCAGGTGCCGCGCCTGAAGACCGCCGACTATATCGGCAAGGCGAAGCTCGAAGCCGTGCGCGACGAGCTCGAAGCCGGGCGCTATCCCTTCCGCAACATCATGGTGGGGATGAAGCTCGGGGGCAAACCGATCACCGATTACGCGCCCGATTTCTGGCTGGTCTCCGGCCCGCAGGGCGGTGAGCCGATCGGCTACGTCACCTCGCCCTGGTACTCGCCGGAGCTCGGCGTGAACATCGCGCTCGCCTGGGTGCCGGTGGAATACAAGGAACTCGGCACGCCGCTCAATGTCTGGCTGCCGGATGAATATGCCGAGACGCCCGGCATCGCGGTGGCGGCAGAGGTCTGTGACATTCCGTTCCGGCCATCGGTCAACGCCAATGCGCGTGAACGCGCACGCAGCCAGGGGCGCGACTACGCCTACTGAGCGCAAGATCGGGAAGCGCCGTACAGGGCGCTTCCCGAAAATCGCCAAGAGCGACACGCCACCAGCCTGCAACCGAGCGAGGCGGCCATGGACGGATTTCGCGAATTTCAGGCGATCACGGGAGATGCCGCGCCGCTCACCCGCGCCGGTCGGATGGCCCGGCTGCTGGCTGATGCCTCGATCGAGATCGCCCCGCGCCAGATTGCCGAGGGTATCCCGGCACCGGGCGCGCTTGATCCGATCGGGGAAGTCTTCGTGCCCTTCCTGCCCGGTGCGGATTTCGATCAGACGCTGGATGCCTGTCGCGATCTGTCGCTGCGCGGCTTCACACCGGTGCCGCATCTGCCCGCCCGCGCCGTGCCCGATAACGACACGCTCGCACGCTTTCTCGACGGCCTCGCCGCGCATGATGTCACAAGGCTTTTGCTGATCGCCGGCGATGCGCCCCGGCCCGTCGGGCCGTTTGCCGATACGCTCGGCCTCCTCGATATGCCGCAATTCGCCGATGCGGGCCTGACCCGGTTCCATGTCGCCGGGCATCCGGAGGGCCATCCGCATGCGGATGAGGCGACGCTGATGGCGGCCCTGCGGTACAAGCAGGCGCATGCCCGCGCGCATGGCCTGTCGCTGACGATCGTGACGCAGTTCAGCTTCGACGCCGCCCCCGTCATCGCCTGGTGCGCGCGTCTGAGCGCAGCGGGGATCGACGCGCCTGTGCGCATCGGCATTCCCGCACCTGTCGGGATGGGAACGCTGATCCGCTTTGCCATGCGTTGCGGTGTCGGTGCCTCGGCACGGCTGCTGGGCCGGCGGCCCGATGCACTGCAGATGCTCAAGCGTTTTGATCCGCTGCCCTTGATCGCGGGCTTCGCCGGATCAGATGACGCGAACCCGCCCACGAACCTTGCAGGGGTTCACCTGTACTGTTTCGGCGGCGCAGCGCAGGCTCTGTCCTGGCGCGCGCAGGCCCTCGATGATCTGCGCGCAACGGCCCAACGAGAAACCGCACATGTCGAGGATGCCGCATCATGAACACCTTTCCCCAGACCCGCTTTTCGCAGGATGCGACCAAGCGCCAGGCCGATCTCCCGCCGCCCGGCGCGCCCGATATCGAGATCGCCCGCGCCGCGCGCATGCGCCCGATCCTCGGCCTCGCGGAGGAAAAGCTCGGCCTCACGCCGGATGCACTGATCCCGCATGGCCATTACAAGGCCAAGCTCACCCATGACGCGATCGCGGGCCTGCGCGAACGCCCGCGCGGCAAGCTCGTCCTCGTTACCGCGATCACACCGACCACCGCCGGCGAGGGCAAGACCACGACGAGCGTGGGGCTCAATGACGGGCTCAACCATCTCGGTGCGCGTTCCATCGTCTGCCTGCGCGAGCCGGCGCTCGGGCCGTGCTTCGGCATGAAGGGCGGCGCTGCTGGCGGCGGACGGGCACAATTGCTGCCGATGGAGGACATCAACCTGCATTTCAACGGCGATTTCCACGCCGTCACCGCCGCGCACAACCTGCTCTCGGCCATGCTCGACAACCATCTGCACTGGGGCAATGCCCAGGATATCGATGTGCGCCGCATCACCTGGAAGCGCGTCATTGACATGAACGACCGGGCGCTTCGCAACATCACCATCGGCCTCGGCGGGCCGGCCCATGGCGTGCCGCGCGAGGATGGTTTCGACATCATCGCTGCCTCGGAAGTGATGGCGATCCTCTGCCTTGCCGAAGATCTCGACGACCTGCAACGCCGGCTCGGCGCCATCGTCATCGGCTATCGCCGCGACAAGACCCCCGTCACCGCCCGTGATATCGGTGCCGATGGTTCGATGGCCGTGCTCTTGCGCGATGCGCTCCAGCCCAATCTGGTCCAGAGCATCGAGCATGCCCCCGCCTTCGTGCATGGCGGCCCGTTCGGCAACATCGCCCATGGCTGCTCTTCGGTGATCGCCACCAAGGCGGCTTTGGCGCTCGCCGATATTGTCGTCACGGAAGCCGGATTCGGCGCTGATCTGGGCGCCGAGAAGTTCCTCGACATCAAATGCCGCCAGGCGGATCTGCGTCCGGACGCGGCGGTGCTTGTCTGCACCGTACGCGCGCTCAAGGCGCAGGGCGGGGTGGCGAAAGCCGATCTCGGTCGCGAAAATGTCGAAGCCGTGCGGCGCGGTGGCGATAATCTGCGCCAGCATATCCGCATCCTGCGCGCGTTCGGCCTCGCCCCGATCATCGGCCTCAACGATTTCACCGGCGACAGCGATACCGAGCGCGCGGCGATCGAGAATATCTGCGCCGAGGAAGGCGTGCGTCTCGTCCTCGCTCGGCACTGGGCGGAAGGCGGTACCGGTGCAGCTGATCTCGCACAGGCCGTACTCGACGCACTCGATGCGCCGCGCGAGCCGGTGCGGCTGATCTATCCCGACGATGCGCCACTCGGCGAGAAGATCCGCGCGGTCGCGACCGGTCTCTACCAGGCCTCCGACATCGCCCTGTCCGACATGGCGGCGCGCAAGCTCGGCGAATACGAAGCGCTCGGTTTCGGCCATCTGCCGGTCTGCATCGCCAAGACGCAATACAGCTTCTCCGCCGATGCCGCGCGCGGCTCGGACGTGGCCGGTCACGTTTTGCCGGTGCGCGACGTGAAGCTCTCCGCCGGGGCAGGCTACGTCGTGGCTTTGTGCGGGGAGATCATGACCATGCCCGGGCTGCCACGACAGCCGGCGGCACTCGGGATCGGGCTCGACCGGGACGGAGAGATCGTCGGGCTCTCATAGCGACGCAAGCGGCCGACATGGCCTGAAACGAGCGAGGTGGATGATGAAGAACGCGATGCCCTCCCATGCCCGTGTCGTCGTCATCGGCGGAGGCGTCGTCGGCGTCTCCACGCTCTACCACCTCGCTCGCAAGGGCTGGTCGGATGTGGTGCTGATCGAGCGCAAGGAGCTCACCTCCGGCTCGACCTGGCACGCGGCGGGGCTTTTGCCGCTCTTTAACATGAGCTACTCGGTCGGCCAGATCCACAAATACTCCGTCGCGCTTTACGGAGCGCTGGAGGCGGAGACCGGGCAGGATGTGGGGCTTTCGCGCGTCGGCAATATCCGCCTCGCCACCAGCCGCGACCGCATGGACGAGTACCGCCAATATGCCGGCGTGGCGCGATCCATCGGTGTGAATGTCGAATTTCTCACGCCTGAGCAGGTCGCCGAAATCTGGCCCTTCGCGGTGCCAGACGGCCTCGTCGGCGCGATCCGCCATCCCGATGACGGCTATGTCCAGCCCGCCGATCTGACCCAGGCGCTCGCCACCGGCGCCCGCGCGTTGGGCGCCTCGATCCATCGCCATACCAGCGTGCTGTCGATCACGCAGAAGCCCGATGACGAATGGGTCGTGACGACCGACAGGGGCGCGATCACCTGCGAACACGTCGTCTGCGCCACCGGCAGCTTCGCCCGCCAGACCGGGCGCATGGTCGGGCTCGACATCCCGGTCATGCCGGTGGAGCATCAGTATATCGTCACCGAGCCGCATCCCGAGATCGTGGCGCGCCGCGCGCAGGGCGATAGTGAGCTCGCGGTTTTGCGTGAATCCGACGGCTCCTGGTACATGCGCGAGGAACGCGGCGGGCTGCTGCTCGGGCCCTACGAGGCCGGCGCGCCCGCCTGCTACCGCGACGGCCCGGGCGCGGACAGCGAATACGAACTCTTTCAGGAGGATCTCGACCGGCTCGCGCCACATATCGAGAGCGCCATCGCGCGCGTGCCGATCTTCGGGGAGGTCGGCGTCAAGCAGGTCTATAACGGCGCCATCGCCTATACGCCGGACGGCAGCCCGATCATCGGCCCGGCCTGGGGCAAGCGCAATTTCTGGCTCAACGAGGGCCACAGCTTCGGCATTACCGCTGCGGGCGGGGCGGGCTGGCAACTCGCCGAATGGATCGTCGAGGGCGAGCCCACGATCGACATGCTTGGCGTCGATCCGCGCCGCTTCGGCGATTACGCGTCGAAAGCCTATCTCGCGGCAAAGAACGAGGAGGCTTATGCCAGCGTCTTCACCATCCACTATCCCGATGAGGAGCGCCCCGGCGCGCGCCCGCTGCGCCAGGCCCCCTGTCACGACCGGATGAAGGCGCTCGGCGCCGTGTTCGGGCAGAAATTTGGCTGGGAACGCCCCAATTTCTTTGCGCCCGCCGGCACGCCGCGGGAGGATCACTGGTCCTTCCGCCGCTCGCGCTGGTTCGATGCGGTGGGGGCGGAATGCGCCAATGTCATGGAGAATGTCGGCCTGCTCGACATGACCCCCTTCGCCAAGGCGCGGCTTTCGGGGCCGGGCGCGCAGGCCTTCCTCGACCGGATCGTGGCGAACCGTCTGCCGGGAAAGACCGGGCGCGTCGGCCTGTGCCATTCACTCTCGCCCGGTGGCGGCGTGCATTCGGAATTCACCATCCAGCGCGAGGCGGATGACAGCTTCTACCTCGTCTCGGCGGGGGGCTTCCAGCGGCTCGACCATGACTGGATCGGCAAGCACCTGCCGCGCGACGGCTCTGTCGATTTCGACAATCTCACCAGCGCCATGGGCGTGCTCGTGATCGCCGGCCCGAAGGCGCGGATGCTGCTCGAACGGGTCTGCGCCGACGACGTCTCCAACGCGGCGCTGCCCTGGCTCGCGGGGATCGAGACCAGCATCGGGCTCGCCCCGGCGAAGGTGCTGCGCGTGAATTTCGTTGGCGAGCTCGGCTACGAGATCCATCACGGCATCGAATATCAAAATCACATCTTCGACACCCTGATGCAGGCCGGCGCTGATCTCGGTCTCGCACCCTTCGGCATCCGGGCGATGGAATCCATGCGCATCGAGAAATCCTACCGCATGGTGGGCACGGAGATGTCGATCGAATATCCGGCGCTCGAATCCGGGCTCGACCGCTTCATCCGCCTCGACAAGGGCGATTTCCTCGGGCGCGAGGCATTGCTGCGGCGTCAGGCCGAGGGGCTGCGCAATCTCTTCGTGACGCTCGAAGTGAGTGGCCATAACGACGCCGATTCGCTGGGCAACAACCCGCTCTTCAGCGCCGGCGAGATGATCGGACGCACCACGAGCGGTGCCTATGGTTTCCGCGTCGGCAAATCGCTGGCGCTCGCCATGGTCCGCCCGGATCACGCCGCGGTGGGGACACAGATGGAGATGGATCTGCTCGGCGCGCCCTGCATCGCCACGGTGCTCGGCGAGAGCCCCTATGATCCGGAAAATGCGCGGCTGCGGGCGTAAGGGGCGATCCGCTTGACGCGCGCCGGGGAGCGAGGCACTCAGTCGTCTTCGACGCGTTGCGGAGACGACAGATGAAGCACCCCTTCGTTCACACGCGCAGCCATTCCTGGCTGCGCCGCCAGATCGGCAGTGTCCGCAAGCTGTGGTTTCGCTGGCGGCACGGGAAGGCGCCTTTTGAAACCCGCTATTTCGATACGCGCTTTGTTTGTACCCTCGGCGACAGCGTGTCCAAGGGTATTGCGGTCAATACCTACGACAATCGCCAGCTGCGCTTTCTGATGGACTGGGCGCGGCGCGAGAAGCCGGATCGCTTCTATGATATCGGCGCGAATCTCGGTCTCTACGCCTGCGTGCTGGTCGGGCAGGGCGTCGTCGCCTCCGCTGTCGCCTTCGAGCCCGATCGCAACAACCGGCGCCTGCTCGAACGCAATATCGCCCTCAACCGGCTCGAGGAGCGCATCGCCGTGCGCGACTACGCTCTGGGACGGGAAGAGGCCGAGCTCGCCTTTCGCGAAGGTGCGCAGGATAATCGCGGCACCTCCCGCATCGTCGGCGAAGGGGAGTCGGATGGGGCGAGCGCCGGGCAGTATGCGGTTACGGTGATGCCGTTCGATCGGGTCGCGGATGTCGCCGGCGAGACCCTGATGATCAAGATGGATTGCGAGGGTTTCGAGAGCGAGGTGATCGCCGGCATGCGGCAGGCGCTTGGGCGCAACCGTTGCCTCATCCAGATCGAGGCTTTCGATGACGACAATGCCGAAAGCCTGAAGAGTCTCGGCTACCGCCATATCGGCACGATCCACGCCGACCAGTACTGGGTCAATTTCTGACGCGGCGCGCGCGGGGCTTCAGCCGCCCGCGCGCACTGCCACATCACGCCTTGCCGTAACCGCCCCCGGTGGGCGTGATCACGGTGACCGCCTCGCCGGCCTCCATCTGCGTCTGGTCGCAGCCGCCGAGCTCGTCGATCCGCCCGTCCTTGCGCCGCACGAAGGTGCGCCCCACCTCGCCCGGCTCGCCGCCATCGACACCGAAGGGCCGGACGCGGCGGTGGGAGGCGAGGATGGCGCAGGACATCGGCTTCAGGAAGCGCAGGGTGCGGCTGGTGCCGTCGCCCGCCTTCCAGCGTCCCTTGCCGCCCGAGCCCTTGCGGATGTGGAAATCCTCCAGCACCACGGGGAAGCGCGTTTCCAGGATTTCCGGATCGGTGAGGCGGGAATTGGTCATGTGCACATGCACCGCATCCGTGCCGTCGAAGCCCGGCCCCGAGGGCGAGCCGGAACAGATCGTTTCGTAATACTGATACTGGTCGTCGCCGAATGTAAGATTGTTCATGGTGCCCTGCGAGGCGCCCATCGCCTTCAACGCGCCGAAGAGGCAATTCGTCACCGCCTGGCTGACCTCGACATTGCCGGCCACCACCGCTGCCGGATAGCGCGGGGAGAGCATCGAGCCTTCAGGGATCACCACCTCGATCGGGCGCAGGCAACCCGCATTCATCGGGATCGCGTCATCGACCATCACCCGGAAGACGTAAAGCACTGCAGCGCGGGTCACGGGCATGGGTGCGTTGAAATTGTCCTCGCGTTGCGGCGAGGTGCCGGTGAAATCGACCTTCGCCCGGCGGTTCTTGCGATCGACCGAGATCGCGACCCTGATCACGCAGCCCTGATCCATCTCATATGCGAAGCTGCAATCGGTAAGATTGTCGAGAAGATTGCGCACGCTCTCTGCGGCATTGTCCTGAACGTGGCCCATATAGGCGCGCACCACGTCGAGGCCGAAAGTGGTGACCATCTTGCGCAGCTCCGCCACCCCCTTCTCGTTGGCCGCGACCTGGGCGATCAGATCGTTGACGTTCTGCGTGACGTTGCGCACCGGATAGGCCGCACCGGTGAGAAGGTCCTCGAGCTCCTTGCGCAGGAAGCGCCCGCGATCGATCATCTTGAAATTGTCGATATAGACGCCTTCCTCCTCGATATGCGTCGCGAGCGGCGACATCGAGCCCGGCGCCACGCCGCCCACATCCGCGTGATGCCCGCGGCTCGCCACCCAGAACAGGATCTCCTCGCCTGCATCGTCGAAGACCGGCGTGCAGACGGTGATGTCGGGCAGATGCGTGCCGCCGTTATAGGGCGCGTTGAGGGTGAAGACGTCGCCGGGATTGATTTCCGGGTTGAGGCGGATCACGGTCTTCACCGATTCGTCCATCGAACCCAGATGCACCGGCATATGCGGCGCATTGGCGACGAGTTGGCCATCCGGGGCGAACACGGCGCAGGAGAAGTCGAGCCGCTCCTTGATATTGACTGAATAGGCGGTGTTCTGCAGCGTCACGCCCATCTGTTCGGCAATCGACATGAACAGGTTGTTGAAGATCTCCAGCATCACAGGATCGGCTTTCGTACCGACGGCGACGCGTTGCGGGAGAGCTTCGACGCGGGCGAGCACGAGATGGTCGCGCCCGGTCAACTTCGCCTCCCAGCCCGGCTCGACCACGATGGTCTGATTGGGCTCGACGATGATGGCGGGTCCGGGCACGCGATGGCCGGGCTGCATGTTCTCCCGGCGATAGACCCGCGCCTCGCGCCAGCCCTCGGAGAAGAACCGTGTCTCGTGATCATGCGGCGCGGTGCCCGAGGCGGTTTCCGCGACCTCGTCCTCGACGAATTGCGCACCGCCGCCGATCGCCTCGATCTCGACCTTCTCGATCACGAGCGGCTTGGTCTCGTCGACGAAGCCGAAGCGGCGTTTATGCGCCTCCTCGAACACGCCGCGCATGGCTCGTGCGTCAGCGCTGGCAAAGGCCGCGTGCACGGCTTCGCCTTCCAGCATCGCGGCCTCGACCGGCAGCGCCGTATCGGTGCCGGCATAGCGGATATGGGCGCGCACGACGATGCGGGTGCGATCGAGCGGCACGCCCTGATGGGCGATCTCGCCCAGAGCCTCGGCGACGAGCGGCGTGGCGGTTTCGACGAGGCCCGCCGGTGCCTCGTCGTCAAGGGGAATGTCGAGGGCGCCCTGGCGGGTGGCGCGGATATCGGCGAGCCCCATCCCGTAGGCGGAGAGCAGGCCTGAAAGCGGATGGATCAGCACCGTCTTCATGCCCAGCGCATCGGCGACGAGGCAGGCATGCTGGCCGCCGGCGCCGCCGAAGCAGTTGAGCGCATAGCGGGTGACGTCATAGCCGCGCTGCACGGAGATCTTCTTGATCGCCTCGGCCATGTTGGCGACCGCGATCTTGAGGAAACCGTCGGCGACTTCCTCGGCGCTGCGCCCGTCGCCGATGCGCGCGGCGAGATCGGCGAATTGCGCGCGCACGGCCTCGGCATCCAGGGGCTCGTCGCGGTTGGGGCCGAAGATGCGCGGGAAAAATTCCGGCATCAGTTTGCCGGTCATGACATTCGCATCGGTCACCGCCAGCGGCCCGCCGCGCCGGTAGCAGGCGGGGCCCGGATCGGCGCCGGCGGAATCGGGGCCGACCCGCAGCCGCGCACCGTCGTAATGCAGGATCGAGCCGCCACCCGCCGCGACGGTGTGGATCAGCATCATCGGCGCCTGCATGCGCACGCCCGCGACTTCCGTCTCGAAGGCACGCTCGTATTCGCCGTCATAATGCGCGACATCGGTGGAGGTGCCGCCC includes the following:
- a CDS encoding FkbM family methyltransferase is translated as MKHPFVHTRSHSWLRRQIGSVRKLWFRWRHGKAPFETRYFDTRFVCTLGDSVSKGIAVNTYDNRQLRFLMDWARREKPDRFYDIGANLGLYACVLVGQGVVASAVAFEPDRNNRRLLERNIALNRLEERIAVRDYALGREEAELAFREGAQDNRGTSRIVGEGESDGASAGQYAVTVMPFDRVADVAGETLMIKMDCEGFESEVIAGMRQALGRNRCLIQIEAFDDDNAESLKSLGYRHIGTIHADQYWVNF
- a CDS encoding hydantoinase B/oxoprolinase family protein, whose translation is MAWDFWVDRGGTFTDVIGKDAQGALTSRKLLSENPGAYRDAAVQGIRDLLGLKDGEPIPKGAIGEVRMGTTVATNALLERKGDRTLLVTTKGFRDALRIGYQGRPDIFAKAVRKPDELYDGVIEIDERVLADGTIEAAPDPRSVRAALEQARSEGYQAVAIVFMHAYRYADHEKLVAGIAREIGFPQVSVSHETSPLVKLVGRGDTTVVDAYLSPILARYVQQVSDALEVERIGARLMFMMSSGGLTAADLFQGKDAVLSGPAGGVVGLAETGRSAGFGQVIGFDMGGTSTDVAHYDGEYERAFETEVAGVRMQAPMMLIHTVAAGGGSILHYDGARLRVGPDSAGADPGPACYRRGGPLAVTDANVMTGKLMPEFFPRIFGPNRDEPLDAEAVRAQFADLAARIGDGRSAEEVADGFLKIAVANMAEAIKKISVQRGYDVTRYALNCFGGAGGQHACLVADALGMKTVLIHPLSGLLSAYGMGLADIRATRQGALDIPLDDEAPAGLVETATPLVAEALGEIAHQGVPLDRTRIVVRAHIRYAGTDTALPVEAAMLEGEAVHAAFASADARAMRGVFEEAHKRRFGFVDETKPLVIEKVEIEAIGGGAQFVEDEVAETASGTAPHDHETRFFSEGWREARVYRRENMQPGHRVPGPAIIVEPNQTIVVEPGWEAKLTGRDHLVLARVEALPQRVAVGTKADPVMLEIFNNLFMSIAEQMGVTLQNTAYSVNIKERLDFSCAVFAPDGQLVANAPHMPVHLGSMDESVKTVIRLNPEINPGDVFTLNAPYNGGTHLPDITVCTPVFDDAGEEILFWVASRGHHADVGGVAPGSMSPLATHIEEEGVYIDNFKMIDRGRFLRKELEDLLTGAAYPVRNVTQNVNDLIAQVAANEKGVAELRKMVTTFGLDVVRAYMGHVQDNAAESVRNLLDNLTDCSFAYEMDQGCVIRVAISVDRKNRRAKVDFTGTSPQREDNFNAPMPVTRAAVLYVFRVMVDDAIPMNAGCLRPIEVVIPEGSMLSPRYPAAVVAGNVEVSQAVTNCLFGALKAMGASQGTMNNLTFGDDQYQYYETICSGSPSGPGFDGTDAVHVHMTNSRLTDPEILETRFPVVLEDFHIRKGSGGKGRWKAGDGTSRTLRFLKPMSCAILASHRRVRPFGVDGGEPGEVGRTFVRRKDGRIDELGGCDQTQMEAGEAVTVITPTGGGYGKA